The Ziziphus jujuba cultivar Dongzao chromosome 7, ASM3175591v1 genome includes a region encoding these proteins:
- the LOC132804493 gene encoding uncharacterized protein LOC132804493, producing MYNLPTLSEVVALVVGDFETTPADRDIIGETQTRELKRINKLNASYLGLQYPLLFPYGQDGYREDVPLKQLDTKSFARRKRLSMKEIFAYRLQERENESSNILFSKRLFQQLSVDAYMMVKSSRLSYLCTNKKELRSEMYGGLAKAILRGETDAS from the coding sequence ATGTACAATTTACCAACTTTATCAGAAGTTGTAGCTTTGGTAGTTGGCGACTTTGAAACAACTCCGGCTGATAGAGACATTATAGGTGAAACTCAAACTAGAGAGTTGAAACGGATCAACAAATTAAACGCTTCATATCTTGGGCTTCAATACCCTTTGCTTTTTCCATATGGCCAAGATGGATATCGAGAGGATGTTCCACTAAAGCAGTTAGACACAAAATCGTTTGCTAGAAGgaagaggttaagcatgaaaGAAATCTTTGCCTATAGATTGCAAGAAAGAGAGAATGAGTCCTCGAATATTTTATTCTCAAAAAGGTTGTTCCAGCAACTTTCAGTTGATGCATATATGATGGTTAAATCATCACGTCTATCATATTTATGCACCAACAAAAAAGAATTAAGGTCTGAGATGTATGGAGGTTTGGCAAAAGCAATTTTAAGAGGCGAAACAGAtgcttcttaa